TTTCAAAGGAATTCAAGCGGAAGAAGCTTCCCTTCCGGGGATCAAGCCTTTCGACAAACATCACCATAAAAAAGAATTACCCGCTGAATATGATTGGAGTTCTCTGATCAAAGATTGGCGAGTTCGCCTAGAAGATGTAGCACATGAGTTTGCACAGGGTGTTGCCCCACTCAGTTACGGTATCAAATTGTCCTCTTCAGCTAACCTGGTTGAACAGGTCTTTGCTTATTCTGGAGCAAGAGGATTTTGTAGAGTCTATGAATCCCATGTTTCTGATTTTATTGAGAATCCTTTTTAGGAAATCGATAGAATATAAACCTGATATCTTCAGAGAAGCATTTCATCCAGTGGGAGCCTTAAACGGGGCCCTAGTTCTTTCTCACGTTGAGTATCCGTGAGTGTGTCAGGATCACCTAAATGTCCCAGTGCAATTACCGAGTAGGGTTCCTGATTTTGATTCAAACCAAAAGCCTCGTTAGCTGCTTCTACTGAAAAACCTCCCATTTGATGCAGGTAGATATGACGGGAGGTAGCTTGGATTGC
The sequence above is drawn from the SAR324 cluster bacterium genome and encodes:
- a CDS encoding nitroreductase family protein produces the protein MITHRGDVRHQVLLECVSEGNRSWAQQAPVLMLAVARLLFTHNGKVNRHAGYDLGQAIAQLAIQATSRHIYLHQMGGFSVEAANEAFGLNQNQEPYSVIALGHLGDPDTLTDTQREKELGPRLRLPLDEMLL